The Schistocerca piceifrons isolate TAMUIC-IGC-003096 chromosome 5, iqSchPice1.1, whole genome shotgun sequence genome has a segment encoding these proteins:
- the LOC124799017 gene encoding cytochrome P450 6k1-like, producing the protein MAIFFDSWVTEMLAILSTVFAILYVTFKISYTHWKKKGLPYLEPSFPLGNAWNTALMRKSLGEDLRDVYFEAEGKHVVGIYSLHNPILVVRDPELIKTIFVKDFNYFPDRGVYVDEKTDPLSAHLFFQSGSKWKSSRQKLSPTFTSGKNARHVRHSARLCAFGIDVDSQHIPNAEFRQWGRRFFKPSLRTFLSLGVALANPKLRTLLPIPLVPKDIAVYFTQIVKDTVRHREGAGVIRKDFIQLMVQLKNNGYIDDSFSVSGHKNSEQENGILTSKEMAAQAWGFFLGGFETSSGTVSFCLYELARHLDIQKKLQEEIDEVMKKTKGDVTYEDLMTQMPYLEKVVNETLRLHPPAQILNREVAKDYKLPGYDCVLETGTKVIIPVMGLHHDRKFFRNPEKFDTEHFSEEQVASRHTYSFLPFGEGPRICIGMRFGLMQMKMAIVYLLSKFVVLPVDDKPVRMDPSFPGLTPIGGMNLRFERRQEPAW; encoded by the exons ATGGCCATCTTCTTCGATTCTTGGGTGACCGAAATGTTGGCTATCTTGTCAACGGTTTTTGCGATACTTTACGTCACATTTAAAATCAGTTACACACACTGGAAGAAGAAAGGTCTGCCGTATTTGGAGCCGTCTTTCCCGCTTGGAAATGCATGGAACACGGCACTAATGAGGAAGAGCCTTGGCGAGGATCTGCGGGACGTCTATTTTGAAGCAGAAGGCAAACATGTCGTCGGTATTTACTCATTACACAACCCTATTCTCGTTGTGCGGGATCCAGAGCTGATCAAAACGATCTTTGTGAAAGATTTTAACTATTTTCCCGATCGGGGCGTTTATGTGGACGAGAAGACAGACCCACTGTCAGCACACCTCTTCTTCCAATCAGGAAGCAAGTGGAAATCATCGCGCCAAAAGCTGTCCCCCACGTTCACGTCTGGAAAAAATGCGCGCCATGTTCGGCATAGTGCGCGACT CTGCGCCTTCGGCATCGATGTAGACAGCCAGCACATTCCCAACGCTGAGTTCCGACAGTGGGGACGGCGCTTCTTCAAGCCTTCGTTGCGTACCTTCCTGTCTTTGGGTGTGGCACTCGCTAATCCTAAACTGCGCACCTTGTTACCTATACCCCTCGTTCCAAAGGACATCGCAGTGTACTTCACACAGATCGTCAAGGACACAGTCAGACACCGAGAGGGAGCAGGAGTCATTAGGAAGGACTTCATACAGTtgatggttcagttgaagaacaaCGGATACATCGATGACAGCTTCTCAGTCTCTGGGCATAAGAATTCTGAAC AAGAGAACGGGATCCTGACGTCCAAGGAGATGGCAGCACAGGCGTGGGGGTTCTTCCTCGGTGGGTTCGAAACTTCCTCCGGCACTGTAAGCTTCTGTCTGTACGAGCTCGCTAGACACCTGGATATTCAGAAGAAACTACAAGAAGAAATTGACGAAGTGATGAAGAAGACAAAAGGTGATGTGACGTATGAAGACTTAATGACCCAGATGCCATACCTAGAAAAGGTGGTGAACG AAACCCTTCGTCTGCACCCTCCTGCTCAAATTCTGAATCGTGAGGTGGCGAAGGATTATAAACTGCCAGGATATGACTGTGTGTTGGAGACAGGAACTAAGGTGATCATTCCAGTCATGGGACTCCATCATGACAGGAAGTTctttcgaaatcctgagaaattcGACACTGAGCACTTCTCTGAGGAGCAGGTGGCATCTAGGCATACCTACAGCTTTCTGCCTTTCGGCGAAGGGCCACGCATCTGCATTG GCATGCGTTTTGGCTTGATGCAAATGAAGATGGCAATAGTATATCTGCTGTCAAAATTTGTCGTACTGCCTGTGGACGACAAGCCGGTACGGATGGATCCGAGCTTCCCAGGGCTTACACCAATCGGCGGTATGAATCTGAGGTTCGAGCGGCGACAAGAACCTGCGTGGTGA